The genomic interval TATTAAATCCTGCCACCATTCTAAGTAAAGTAGTTTTACCACATCCAGACGGTCCAAGAAGGGTAAAAAACTCACCCTTCTCAACCTCCAGTGACAATCCTTTTATTACTGTATTATCTCCATATTTTTTAACCACATTTTTAAAATCTATAGATATACTCAAATGATTCACCTTCTAACTATTTATTTTTGCAGTGATGTAAACAAATCAATATATCTTTCTACTATTTCATTTTTATGTTCAGTAACATATTCTATATTTTCTTCTAAAGTAGAAATATTTTCCAACGGTGTCATAGAATCACTTAATTCTGCATCTGCTCTCAAAGGCCTTATAAATATTTCTGTTCCAAAAGCATCTTGTATTTCCTTTGAAGTGACAAAATCAATAAACTTTTTAGCATTTTCTAAATTCTTAGCACCTTTTATTATAGCTAAATGTGCATCTCCATATATAGTACCTTCTTTTGGATATACTACTTTAACTGGCGCGCCATCTCTTACATAGGATACAGATGGGTCTTCATAAGTTAATGCCACTACATATTCTCCATCTGCTACAGACTTATGAGCTGCACCAGAGCCACCGGATACTTTCCCATCTAGGTTTTCAATTAATTTTCCTACATAATCCCAACCTTCTTGTGATTCATAGTCTCCACCCATAGCAACTAACATATTGGTCAATTGATTAAAAGCTGATGAAGAACTAGCAGGGTCAGGATATGCGATTTTGCCTTTTAGTTCAGGATTTAATAAATCTTCATATCCTTCAATTTTTATATCTCCAATAAGATCTGTATTAACAAGTAAACAAGAGCCATCAGAATTATATGGTGTCAAATATCCATGTTTGTTTTTATGACCTTCTAACATATATTGATCATTTGGCGAAACGTATTCCTGATATAGATCAGGATTCTGTGCAAATTGAGCTTCAGCTATTCCAAATATTACATCTGCATAGGGATTTTCTTTTTCTGATTCAATACGTTTCATTAATTCTCCTGTACCTGCACTAATTAATTCTACCTTTATCCCTGTTTCCTTTTCAAAAGCAGGAATTACTAAATTAATAATATCTTCACTATTAGGTGAATAAACTACTAGCTCGTCCGATGTATCATCTGATGTATTACCATCAGTAGTATCTGTCTTGCCACAAGCAGCTAATAGCCCCATAGCTAATACTAAAACCATTGTTAAAGCAATAAATTTTTTATTCATTATATAACCCCCCTCACTGTTATGTATTTAATTTGATTTTATCTAAATAGTGAAACAATTTAAATACTGTAAAAGGAAAACATTGTCCAAAATAAGCAAGTCAATTAAGTTTCTGATAAAAAAGACTATTTGGCCACCTTGCCATATCAGAAGCAGTAATTTAAAAAGGATAGCAAGCATGCTATCCTCTAAATCTTCTTTTTTTAATATTTTATAGAAAAATCATGATTTAATAATAATTTACGGTTCGCCTATCGTATTACTCTCTTCTGAATTTTTTATATAGTATTATTCCCCCCAAAAATCCAAAAATATGAGCCCACCATGCCACTCCACCTACAGTTCCAGAAATACCTGACATGATTCCCGAACGAAGTTGAGTTATAAACCATATGAGTAAAAAAATTTGAGATGGCACTCGTATGAAAAATGGGAAAAATGGAATCAATGTTATTATTCTAGAATGAGGAACCATTATGAAATAAGCCCCCATGACTCCTGCAATAGCTCCAGAGGCTCCTACAGTTGGCAAATCTGACATAGGATTGAAAACAAAATGAGCAAAACCTGCTATTAGGCCAACCAATATATAAAAGACAATAAAACGAAAAGTCCCCATATAATCTTCCACATTGTCCCCAAATAGCCACAATGACCACATATTACTTAGTATATGAAGTATATCTCCGTGCATAAACATGCTTGTAAATAGCGGAATA from Sporanaerobacter acetigenes DSM 13106 carries:
- a CDS encoding ABC transporter substrate-binding protein; this translates as MNKKFIALTMVLVLAMGLLAACGKTDTTDGNTSDDTSDELVVYSPNSEDIINLVIPAFEKETGIKVELISAGTGELMKRIESEKENPYADVIFGIAEAQFAQNPDLYQEYVSPNDQYMLEGHKNKHGYLTPYNSDGSCLLVNTDLIGDIKIEGYEDLLNPELKGKIAYPDPASSSSAFNQLTNMLVAMGGDYESQEGWDYVGKLIENLDGKVSGGSGAAHKSVADGEYVVALTYEDPSVSYVRDGAPVKVVYPKEGTIYGDAHLAIIKGAKNLENAKKFIDFVTSKEIQDAFGTEIFIRPLRADAELSDSMTPLENISTLEENIEYVTEHKNEIVERYIDLFTSLQK
- a CDS encoding rhomboid family intramembrane serine protease: MIPLRDTVQSKKVPVATLFIIAINVIVFINQVTMPYDESLSMIYKYAFIPSRFLKGMNHLESYIPLFTSMFMHGDILHILSNMWSLWLFGDNVEDYMGTFRFIVFYILVGLIAGFAHFVFNPMSDLPTVGASGAIAGVMGAYFIMVPHSRIITLIPFFPFFIRVPSQIFLLIWFITQLRSGIMSGISGTVGGVAWWAHIFGFLGGIILYKKFRRE